One genomic window of Polyangium aurulentum includes the following:
- a CDS encoding endonuclease/exonuclease/phosphatase family protein — MRAPKSPARAPRLGKCAKSWRACMATVAIVTASAGCKDSGHAPKACGDFGESRLDARMLANEERIQLRIRLEAPMSIQAAPVSHLIYVDLDGRERTGFRGRGAPLEGADLLVELSPRDEQRPGALREGVAVYRLDGAGRRTPSGHADFDLRLTPTHAAREIEVSARRPEGTKGGAPRGRILVQNAGGDVVDCTGALRAAPAFAKAPPAMDRIPPPEGGGLRIVSYNVYLGSPMKNPAPFARTLRALEPDIVLLQEWTDARAEDIDAWFEKYVPSATGWSVVAGAAWGVAVASRYPLERLGPERIPPPIPAAGTNASEEALRLTGAIAHAPLGPVAVASVHLKCCGGMGSAEDLRRIAEASLVRDTLREALAGRAVALRIVGGDFNLQGARLPLELMGVGLDGDATALTQAETPVLGTRASYTWRDPRSNLLPGRLDYVLVGDDALAIERGFALDTARLSPSTLASAGLLPDDTGASDHLPLVIDVRQR, encoded by the coding sequence ATGCGTGCACCGAAGAGCCCCGCGCGGGCGCCGCGCCTCGGGAAATGCGCGAAGAGCTGGCGCGCGTGCATGGCGACCGTCGCGATCGTGACGGCGTCTGCCGGGTGCAAGGACTCGGGCCATGCGCCGAAGGCGTGCGGCGATTTCGGGGAATCTCGGCTCGACGCGCGAATGCTGGCGAACGAGGAGCGCATCCAGCTTCGCATTCGGCTCGAGGCGCCGATGTCGATCCAGGCTGCGCCCGTCTCGCACCTCATTTACGTGGACCTGGACGGGCGCGAGCGCACCGGCTTCCGTGGGCGGGGCGCACCGCTCGAAGGAGCCGATCTCCTGGTGGAGCTGTCGCCGCGCGACGAACAGCGCCCAGGCGCGCTCCGCGAAGGCGTGGCCGTCTACCGGCTCGATGGCGCGGGGAGACGGACGCCGAGCGGCCACGCCGATTTCGATCTCCGCTTGACGCCCACGCATGCGGCGCGCGAGATCGAGGTGAGCGCGAGGAGGCCCGAGGGCACCAAAGGCGGCGCGCCGCGCGGGCGAATCCTCGTGCAGAACGCGGGCGGGGATGTCGTCGATTGCACGGGCGCTCTGCGCGCCGCGCCTGCCTTCGCGAAGGCGCCGCCGGCCATGGACCGCATTCCGCCTCCCGAAGGGGGAGGGCTGCGGATCGTGTCCTACAACGTCTATCTCGGCAGCCCCATGAAGAACCCCGCGCCCTTCGCGCGGACGCTACGCGCGCTCGAGCCGGACATCGTGCTCTTGCAGGAATGGACGGACGCGCGGGCGGAGGACATCGATGCCTGGTTCGAGAAATACGTGCCCTCCGCGACCGGGTGGAGCGTGGTGGCCGGCGCAGCCTGGGGCGTGGCGGTCGCGTCCCGGTATCCGCTCGAGCGCCTCGGCCCGGAGCGCATTCCGCCGCCCATTCCAGCCGCGGGCACGAATGCATCGGAGGAGGCGCTGCGCCTCACCGGCGCCATCGCGCACGCGCCCCTCGGCCCGGTCGCGGTCGCCTCGGTGCACCTCAAATGCTGCGGCGGGATGGGCAGCGCCGAAGATCTCCGGCGAATCGCGGAGGCGTCCCTCGTGCGCGACACGCTGCGCGAGGCGCTCGCCGGCCGCGCGGTGGCGCTCCGGATCGTCGGCGGCGATTTCAACCTGCAGGGCGCCCGATTGCCCCTCGAGTTGATGGGCGTCGGGCTCGACGGGGACGCGACGGCGCTCACGCAGGCCGAGACCCCGGTGCTCGGCACGCGCGCGTCGTACACGTGGCGCGATCCACGCTCGAATCTCCTGCCAGGCAGGCTCGATTACGTGCTCGTCGGGGACGACGCGCTCGCAATCGAGCGTGGCTTCGCGCTGGACACCGCGCGCCTCTCCCCTTCGACGCTCGCGAGCGCTGGCCTCTTGCCCGACGATACCGGAGCGAGCGATCACCTGCCCCTCGTGATCGACGTGCGGCAGCGGTGA
- a CDS encoding erythromycin esterase family protein, with amino-acid sequence MIARTSFGLLLVTLAASALACSASDADLGGQISAAARPLTGADSDLDPVMDLVGDARFVLIGEASHGTDDFYRTRADITRRLIQERGLDAVVMEADWASVERLDHYVRGEGDDQGADAAFGGFQRFPTWMWGNTAVRDFVVWLRAHNDALPAGSPKVGMYGFDLYGVVDSMDAVVAFLEAMEDPAAADRARARYGCLDPYRSSPDDYGLLVRSTPEASCGDEVKAQREEMESLAAARGTGEQQRAFFHAVQNARAVEGGEAYYRAAYTGSTSSWNVRDTHMAGTLDGLQEYLEGADEEASIAVWAHNSHLGDAQATDMGRAGEINVGQLVRERHGNDAVNIGFTTHTGTVMAASKWGGAAERKAVQPSMEGSYERLFHEVGLTAFFLSLKGDEAPEGLSEPRLERAIGVIYRPATERVSHYFSAVLPEQFDAILHIDVTRAVDPLEGGGAE; translated from the coding sequence ATGATTGCCAGGACCTCGTTTGGATTGCTCCTCGTGACGCTGGCCGCGTCTGCGCTCGCATGCTCGGCGTCCGACGCCGACCTCGGCGGCCAGATCAGCGCCGCAGCTCGCCCGCTCACCGGCGCCGATTCCGACCTCGATCCGGTGATGGACCTCGTCGGGGACGCCCGCTTCGTGTTGATTGGCGAGGCCTCGCACGGCACGGACGACTTCTACCGGACGAGGGCGGATATCACCCGGCGGCTCATCCAGGAGCGCGGGCTCGACGCGGTCGTGATGGAGGCGGACTGGGCCAGCGTCGAGCGCCTCGACCATTACGTGCGCGGCGAGGGGGACGACCAGGGGGCCGACGCGGCCTTCGGCGGCTTTCAGCGATTCCCGACCTGGATGTGGGGGAACACGGCCGTGCGCGATTTCGTCGTCTGGCTCCGCGCCCACAACGACGCGCTGCCCGCAGGCTCGCCCAAGGTCGGGATGTATGGATTCGACCTCTACGGCGTGGTCGACTCGATGGATGCGGTCGTCGCATTCCTCGAGGCGATGGAGGACCCCGCCGCAGCCGATAGGGCGCGAGCACGCTATGGCTGCCTCGATCCCTATCGGAGCTCGCCCGACGATTACGGCCTGCTGGTGCGCTCCACGCCCGAAGCCTCGTGCGGGGACGAGGTGAAGGCGCAGCGCGAGGAGATGGAGAGCCTCGCCGCGGCCCGGGGGACCGGGGAGCAGCAGAGGGCGTTCTTTCATGCGGTGCAGAATGCCCGGGCGGTCGAGGGCGGAGAGGCGTACTACCGGGCAGCGTACACCGGGTCGACGTCGAGCTGGAACGTGCGCGATACCCACATGGCGGGCACGCTCGACGGATTGCAGGAATACCTCGAGGGCGCGGACGAGGAGGCCTCGATCGCGGTCTGGGCGCACAACTCCCACCTCGGCGACGCGCAGGCGACCGATATGGGCCGCGCCGGAGAGATCAACGTGGGGCAGCTCGTGCGGGAGCGGCACGGCAACGATGCGGTGAACATCGGCTTCACCACCCACACGGGGACGGTCATGGCCGCCTCGAAGTGGGGCGGCGCTGCGGAGCGCAAGGCCGTCCAGCCGTCCATGGAGGGCAGCTACGAGCGCCTCTTCCACGAAGTCGGGCTGACCGCCTTTTTCCTTTCGTTGAAGGGAGACGAGGCGCCCGAGGGGCTATCCGAGCCGCGGCTCGAGCGGGCCATCGGGGTCATTTATCGGCCCGCGACGGAGCGGGTGAGCCATTACTTCTCCGCCGTGCTCCCGGAGCAGTTCGACGCGATCCTTCACATCGACGTGACACGGGCGGTCGATCCGCTCGAAGGGGGCGGCGCAGAGTAG
- a CDS encoding rhomboid family intramembrane serine protease, which translates to MNEIDLPSRVASGLLAASRAANDELRLVHEDAHVATYSTQRSKKRVVLVTAGPAVSSEELSARLATVVQANNRTFGPEAHIVLIGGGEEVAGLVDGNMPRLMLAQINFHQVDAAGEVRTIAGSGLPWLHLIHDGAAAGAEPLGEDVTKEAAPERPRFGIPQDQQMRIGGPTVVTGMMAPRYTVTAIVSVVCIALMGLAHLWGDDRRLTPVLIRMGANTPGTFEDGELYRLFASAFLHGNVPHLVMNMFAVYAFGPMLEGLLGSKRYTILYAVSALGGSLASVLVRSGPFSSVGASGAIWGLMAAGLGVTYWPRGLLPEVLAQGMRRRILMTLGINAAYSLMPGIDMQAHVGGGVAGFVAVALLGYGLVPVAERTSNDDIEVRGRWTTRILAAVSVLVMGASVIMALAAGRPWESGKPPVFARTPVGDTGLSAELPTVVAAHPMENVKPLSNLQILSYGEPAQSPVVVEFVVYRLDAAVPPDGMQQLMEELREEAQTSPPENLEVHTPPKRVELEGRPAIFVEYRLKKDIPVRSYALLVGDRVVTVRGYIQDDGATAWKDVERRIAASVRADDAP; encoded by the coding sequence ATGAACGAAATCGATCTCCCCAGCCGCGTCGCCTCCGGGCTGCTCGCGGCCAGCCGCGCCGCGAACGACGAGCTGCGGCTCGTCCACGAAGACGCTCACGTCGCGACGTACTCGACCCAGCGCTCGAAGAAGCGCGTCGTGCTCGTCACGGCAGGGCCCGCGGTATCGAGCGAGGAGCTGTCGGCGCGCCTTGCCACCGTCGTCCAGGCCAACAACCGCACGTTCGGGCCCGAGGCGCACATCGTCCTCATCGGCGGCGGCGAGGAGGTCGCCGGGCTCGTCGACGGGAACATGCCGCGCCTCATGCTCGCGCAGATCAACTTCCACCAGGTCGACGCCGCCGGTGAGGTCCGCACGATCGCAGGCTCGGGCCTTCCGTGGCTTCACCTCATTCACGACGGCGCGGCCGCGGGCGCAGAGCCGCTCGGCGAGGACGTGACCAAGGAGGCGGCGCCCGAGAGGCCGCGGTTCGGAATTCCCCAGGACCAGCAGATGCGGATCGGGGGGCCGACGGTCGTCACGGGCATGATGGCGCCCCGCTATACGGTCACCGCCATCGTCTCGGTCGTGTGCATCGCTTTGATGGGGCTCGCCCACCTGTGGGGCGACGACCGCCGGCTCACGCCCGTGCTGATACGCATGGGCGCGAATACGCCGGGCACGTTCGAAGATGGGGAGCTGTACCGCCTGTTCGCGAGCGCGTTCTTGCACGGCAACGTGCCGCACCTCGTCATGAACATGTTCGCGGTCTACGCCTTCGGGCCCATGCTCGAGGGGCTGCTCGGTAGCAAGCGATATACAATCCTCTACGCCGTCTCGGCGCTCGGCGGGTCGCTCGCGAGCGTGCTCGTTCGGTCCGGGCCATTCAGCAGCGTGGGCGCGTCGGGGGCGATCTGGGGTCTGATGGCCGCGGGGCTCGGCGTCACGTACTGGCCCCGGGGCTTGCTCCCCGAGGTGCTGGCGCAGGGGATGCGCCGCCGCATCTTGATGACCCTCGGAATCAACGCGGCCTACAGCCTGATGCCCGGGATCGACATGCAGGCCCACGTGGGCGGCGGCGTGGCCGGATTCGTGGCCGTCGCCCTCCTCGGCTACGGCCTCGTGCCGGTGGCGGAGAGGACCTCGAATGACGATATCGAGGTTCGCGGGCGCTGGACCACGCGCATTCTCGCGGCGGTTTCGGTCCTGGTGATGGGCGCGTCCGTCATCATGGCGCTCGCCGCGGGACGCCCCTGGGAGAGCGGCAAACCCCCGGTCTTCGCGCGCACGCCCGTCGGGGACACGGGGCTCTCGGCCGAGCTGCCGACCGTGGTGGCGGCCCACCCCATGGAGAATGTAAAACCGCTGTCGAACTTGCAGATCCTGAGCTATGGCGAGCCCGCCCAATCGCCAGTCGTCGTGGAGTTCGTCGTCTACCGGCTCGATGCGGCGGTTCCGCCGGACGGGATGCAGCAGTTGATGGAGGAGCTCCGCGAGGAAGCCCAGACGTCGCCGCCCGAGAACCTCGAGGTCCACACGCCGCCAAAGCGCGTGGAGCTGGAAGGGCGCCCCGCGATCTTCGTCGAGTACCGGCTGAAGAAAGACATACCGGTCCGCTCGTACGCGCTGCTCGTCGGCGATCGCGTGGTCACCGTGCGAGGGTACATCCAGGACGACGGCGCGACCGCCTGGAAAGACGTCGAGAGGCGCATCGCGGCGTCGGTCCGAGCGGACGACGCGCCCTAG
- a CDS encoding DUF1801 domain-containing protein, translating to MQSKAGSVEQYLAELPEDRREALEALRAVILKNLDKKGYEEGMQYGMIGYYVPHSVFPAGYHCDPRQPLPFASIASQKSHMALYLMCVYSDAENERWLRDAWARSGKKLDMGKSCIRFKKLSDVPLDVVGELIKRVPASRYIESYQAGLASSKGAAKKKPAAAKAEPATEKAATPKKAPAKKAAAKKAIAPKRAAAKKAARRAD from the coding sequence ATGCAAAGCAAAGCTGGTTCTGTCGAGCAATACCTGGCCGAGCTCCCCGAGGATCGACGCGAGGCGCTCGAGGCCCTCCGCGCGGTCATCCTGAAGAACCTCGACAAGAAGGGCTACGAGGAGGGCATGCAGTACGGCATGATCGGGTATTACGTGCCGCACAGCGTCTTCCCGGCCGGCTATCACTGCGACCCTCGCCAGCCGCTGCCTTTCGCCTCGATCGCCTCGCAGAAGAGCCACATGGCCCTGTATTTGATGTGCGTGTACAGCGACGCGGAGAACGAGCGATGGCTGCGCGACGCGTGGGCCAGATCGGGCAAGAAGCTCGACATGGGCAAATCGTGCATCCGCTTCAAGAAGCTGTCCGACGTCCCGCTCGACGTGGTCGGCGAGCTGATCAAGCGCGTGCCGGCGTCCAGGTACATCGAGAGCTACCAGGCGGGGCTCGCGTCGTCGAAGGGGGCCGCGAAGAAGAAGCCGGCCGCAGCGAAGGCCGAGCCCGCGACGGAGAAGGCTGCCACGCCGAAGAAGGCGCCCGCGAAGAAGGCTGCCGCGAAGAAGGCCATTGCACCGAAAAGAGCGGCGGCCAAGAAGGCGGCGCGGCGGGCGGATTGA
- a CDS encoding serine/threonine-protein kinase, which translates to MRKGEVIAERYELLRFAGAGGMGRVYEVVDRHTRQRVAVKVLSGIQRDDLSRFAREARISTELEHPHIVRAVAHGALHTGEPYLVMEWLEGESLSARLSRGPLTVEECITLGVRVGEALGFAHARGIVHRDIKPANLFLPGGRIEDAKVLDFGIAHVIAETRVTRSGTLLGTPGYMAPEQARGDIWIDARADVFSMGSVLFECLTGEQAFAGVHAMAILAKILLAEPPRLREKRPELPDELDALLARMLSKEPAERPQDGGEVAAALRELREAPRWAAETMVPPNGQRNVLTDGERLPVAVILLGAPRLADVHEAGDTDAEADGSALRAEAARYGGHFERLMDGSVAVTLTRKAMATDLAGQAAQCALSLRARTDRPIALTMGRCEQTRRPIIGPAIDRAAALVEGTACIGGGEERAPIVLDDVTVGLLDARFDVRIGEAGPMLHGEHARGDGMRTTLLGKPTPCVGRDRELRLLTGSFDECVEERSARAVLVTAPAGVGKSRLGQELLRNIRARDAAAVWTGRGEPLRVGSAFGMLGQVIRSACAIRDGEPVEVRRDKLSARVALRIAGSKGQRVAEFLGEIIGTPFPDEGSMPLRAARRDAQLMSDQMLAAFLELVRAECDERPVVLLLEDLHWGDQPTVNFIDCALREHEGMPLFVLALARPEVHDLFRGLWRKRPVHEIGLHQLTSRAVELLARHVLGDRAGHDTVERLVRLSGGNAFYLEELIRATAEGKTEDLPETVVAMVQSRLGAFDEGQRRLLRAASIFGEVFWVGGVVALIGDARGTQAQRLLEGLVECEIISLRRESRFPGEDEYAFRHALVREGAYAMLTDADRTLGHRLAGEWLEKHGEQDALVLAEHFERGEETARAAVFFLRAAELAMRGGDSNAVIERARRGLACDVPKDLRIALLGLVCEAAGWHQQAAKDALQSAEELMRLAPQGSLPWLQGAFASIAAATMTNTVEEQAATFEALHATAPSADGVGLLVFTCGAGAFVLDLLGRIQEANDLMVYASTVLRGLETDDPIAVAWYHAFLGVRGAYAHEDPWRALECSRESVRVLETIHHRRGCTGAGVMQGTNAWYLGAALEVDRTLRETAVPDDELGAAAASYRLFALAWSYADRESLDEARQFAADMTEFGRSRDLPLHEGRGRWVLAEVCRRMGDFEAADREIRAALPLLAVASPLDRPGVLATLAALRLAQGRPEEALGATEEGLARREAMGACGFFRDAFLRLVHAKCLKASGHHEAARAAIDAARARILTNADKIGDPALRESFLGNVPENRETLALARAWGGEDAASFEGAGARPSLEQCPP; encoded by the coding sequence ATGCGCAAGGGGGAGGTCATTGCGGAGCGCTACGAGCTGCTCCGCTTCGCAGGCGCCGGCGGCATGGGGCGCGTATACGAGGTGGTCGATCGGCATACCAGGCAGCGCGTGGCCGTCAAAGTGCTGTCGGGCATCCAGAGGGACGACCTGAGCCGATTCGCGCGGGAAGCGAGGATTTCGACCGAGCTGGAGCACCCGCACATCGTGCGGGCCGTGGCGCACGGGGCGCTGCATACGGGCGAACCCTATCTGGTCATGGAGTGGCTCGAGGGCGAGTCCCTCTCGGCGCGGCTCTCGCGTGGGCCTCTGACCGTCGAAGAATGCATCACCCTCGGCGTCCGCGTCGGGGAGGCGCTCGGGTTTGCCCATGCCCGGGGCATCGTGCACCGGGACATCAAGCCGGCCAACCTGTTCCTCCCGGGCGGGCGAATCGAGGACGCGAAGGTCCTCGACTTCGGAATCGCTCACGTGATCGCGGAGACACGGGTGACGCGCTCGGGTACGCTCCTTGGAACTCCCGGATACATGGCGCCCGAGCAAGCGCGCGGCGACATCTGGATCGACGCCCGCGCCGACGTCTTTTCCATGGGGAGCGTGCTGTTCGAGTGCCTGACGGGTGAGCAAGCGTTCGCGGGCGTCCACGCAATGGCCATCCTGGCGAAGATCCTCCTCGCCGAGCCCCCGCGCCTGCGTGAAAAACGTCCCGAGCTGCCCGACGAGCTCGATGCCCTGCTGGCCCGCATGCTGTCGAAAGAGCCCGCCGAGCGGCCGCAGGACGGCGGCGAGGTCGCCGCGGCGCTGCGTGAGCTCCGAGAGGCCCCGCGCTGGGCCGCAGAGACGATGGTGCCGCCGAATGGTCAGCGCAACGTGCTCACGGATGGCGAGCGGCTGCCGGTGGCGGTGATTCTCCTCGGCGCGCCCCGTTTGGCCGACGTGCACGAAGCCGGCGACACGGACGCCGAGGCGGACGGCTCGGCGCTCCGCGCGGAGGCGGCTCGATATGGGGGCCATTTCGAGCGACTGATGGACGGCTCGGTGGCGGTCACGTTGACACGCAAGGCGATGGCGACCGATCTGGCCGGGCAGGCGGCGCAATGCGCGCTCTCCTTGCGGGCACGAACCGATCGGCCCATCGCGCTGACCATGGGGCGCTGCGAGCAGACGAGGCGCCCGATCATCGGGCCTGCAATCGATCGCGCGGCAGCGCTCGTGGAGGGCACGGCCTGCATCGGAGGCGGCGAGGAGCGCGCGCCCATCGTGCTGGACGATGTGACCGTGGGGCTGCTCGACGCGCGGTTCGACGTCCGAATTGGCGAGGCGGGACCGATGCTGCACGGGGAGCACGCGCGCGGCGACGGGATGCGGACGACCTTGCTCGGAAAGCCGACGCCGTGCGTGGGTCGGGACCGCGAATTGCGCCTCCTCACAGGCTCGTTCGACGAATGCGTGGAGGAGCGCTCCGCGCGGGCGGTGCTCGTGACGGCGCCGGCAGGGGTGGGAAAGTCACGGCTCGGGCAGGAGCTGCTGCGCAACATCCGGGCGCGCGACGCGGCGGCGGTATGGACGGGCCGCGGCGAGCCGCTGCGGGTCGGGTCGGCCTTCGGCATGCTGGGGCAGGTGATCCGGAGCGCCTGCGCAATCCGGGATGGTGAGCCCGTCGAGGTGCGCCGGGACAAGCTTTCGGCGCGCGTGGCCCTGCGCATCGCGGGGTCGAAGGGGCAACGCGTGGCCGAGTTTCTGGGAGAGATCATCGGCACGCCGTTCCCTGACGAGGGCAGCATGCCATTGCGGGCCGCCCGGCGGGACGCGCAGCTCATGAGCGACCAGATGCTGGCGGCATTCCTCGAGCTCGTGAGGGCCGAATGCGACGAGAGGCCCGTGGTGCTCCTGCTCGAGGATCTCCACTGGGGTGACCAGCCCACCGTGAATTTCATCGACTGCGCATTGCGCGAGCACGAGGGGATGCCCCTGTTCGTCCTCGCGCTGGCCAGGCCCGAGGTGCACGACCTCTTCCGGGGGCTCTGGCGCAAGCGGCCCGTGCACGAGATCGGCCTGCACCAGCTCACCAGCCGCGCGGTCGAGCTTCTGGCGCGTCACGTGCTGGGCGACCGTGCGGGGCACGACACGGTCGAGCGCCTGGTGCGGCTCTCGGGGGGAAACGCGTTTTACCTGGAAGAGCTCATTCGCGCGACGGCCGAGGGCAAGACGGAAGATTTGCCTGAGACGGTGGTGGCGATGGTGCAATCGCGGCTCGGGGCCTTCGACGAAGGACAGCGGCGCTTGCTCCGGGCAGCGAGCATCTTCGGGGAGGTCTTCTGGGTGGGTGGCGTCGTGGCGCTCATCGGGGATGCGCGCGGGACGCAGGCGCAGAGGCTCCTCGAGGGGCTCGTGGAGTGCGAGATCATCTCGCTGCGCAGGGAGAGTCGTTTTCCGGGCGAGGACGAATACGCCTTCCGGCACGCGCTCGTGCGGGAAGGCGCGTATGCGATGCTGACCGACGCGGATCGGACGCTCGGGCACCGGCTCGCGGGCGAGTGGCTGGAGAAGCATGGCGAGCAGGATGCGCTCGTGCTCGCGGAGCACTTCGAGCGTGGCGAGGAGACGGCGCGAGCGGCCGTATTCTTTCTGCGTGCAGCGGAGCTCGCCATGCGGGGAGGCGACAGCAATGCTGTCATCGAGCGGGCCAGGCGAGGCCTCGCGTGCGATGTCCCCAAGGATCTCCGGATTGCCCTGCTCGGCCTGGTCTGCGAGGCCGCCGGCTGGCATCAGCAGGCCGCGAAGGACGCTCTACAATCCGCCGAAGAGCTGATGCGGCTCGCCCCCCAGGGCTCTTTGCCGTGGCTGCAAGGCGCTTTCGCGTCCATCGCGGCCGCGACCATGACGAACACCGTCGAGGAGCAAGCGGCCACCTTCGAGGCTCTCCATGCGACGGCCCCCTCCGCCGATGGCGTCGGTCTGCTGGTTTTCACCTGCGGGGCGGGCGCCTTCGTGCTGGATCTCCTCGGGCGAATCCAGGAGGCGAACGATCTGATGGTGTACGCCTCCACCGTGCTCCGCGGGCTCGAGACCGACGATCCGATCGCCGTCGCCTGGTATCACGCATTCCTTGGTGTGAGGGGCGCCTATGCTCACGAGGATCCCTGGCGTGCGCTCGAATGCAGCCGCGAATCCGTGAGGGTGCTGGAGACGATTCACCACAGGCGAGGCTGCACCGGCGCGGGCGTGATGCAGGGGACGAACGCATGGTATCTCGGGGCCGCGCTCGAAGTGGATCGCACGCTGCGGGAGACGGCCGTGCCCGATGACGAGCTGGGGGCCGCCGCGGCGTCCTACCGGCTCTTCGCGCTGGCCTGGTCGTACGCCGACCGCGAATCTCTCGACGAAGCGCGCCAGTTCGCGGCCGACATGACCGAATTCGGGCGCTCGCGCGACCTGCCCCTGCACGAGGGTCGCGGACGCTGGGTGCTCGCCGAGGTGTGCCGGCGCATGGGCGATTTCGAGGCGGCCGATCGGGAGATTCGAGCGGCCCTCCCCCTGCTCGCCGTGGCCTCGCCGCTCGATCGCCCCGGCGTTCTGGCCACCCTCGCCGCATTGCGCCTCGCGCAGGGGCGCCCCGAAGAAGCCCTCGGTGCCACGGAAGAAGGGCTCGCGCGACGCGAGGCCATGGGGGCCTGTGGCTTCTTCCGCGACGCCTTCCTTCGCCTGGTCCACGCGAAATGCCTGAAGGCCAGCGGCCACCACGAGGCCGCGCGCGCTGCCATCGATGCGGCACGCGCGCGAATCCTCACGAATGCCGATAAGATCGGCGATCCCGCGCTGCGCGAGAGCTTCCTCGGGAACGTCCCGGAGAACAGGGAGACCCTCGCGCTGGCCCGCGCGTGGGGGGGCGAGGACGCGGCTTCGTTCGAGGGGGCCGGAGCACGACCTTCCCTCGAGCAATGTCCTCCGTGA
- the thpR gene encoding RNA 2',3'-cyclic phosphodiesterase, which produces MRLFVAFDPGEEVLGRIEEARARVRGKAARAKWVRVEGMHVTLVFLGEVPDAGDVVERARAVASQHAPMTLRFEGAGCFGGRKARVLWVGVGGEVAALCAVQKELSTALADLGQGPEDRAYSPHLTLARAGESRGEPGFAEIAKELGGELFGEIVLREIVVYRSELSREGAKYTAVARLPFEGQSA; this is translated from the coding sequence ATGCGCCTGTTCGTCGCTTTCGATCCGGGCGAGGAGGTCCTCGGGAGAATCGAGGAGGCCAGGGCGCGCGTCCGCGGCAAGGCGGCGCGCGCGAAATGGGTGCGCGTCGAGGGGATGCACGTGACGCTGGTCTTCCTCGGCGAGGTGCCGGACGCGGGCGACGTCGTGGAGCGGGCGCGCGCGGTGGCCTCGCAGCACGCGCCGATGACGCTCCGTTTCGAGGGAGCGGGGTGCTTCGGGGGGCGCAAGGCGCGCGTGCTCTGGGTGGGCGTCGGGGGCGAGGTGGCGGCGCTCTGCGCGGTGCAAAAGGAGCTGTCGACGGCGCTCGCCGATCTCGGCCAGGGCCCGGAGGACCGCGCCTACTCGCCGCACCTGACGCTCGCGCGCGCCGGAGAGTCGCGGGGCGAGCCGGGCTTTGCCGAGATCGCAAAGGAGCTCGGGGGCGAGCTTTTCGGCGAGATCGTCCTGCGCGAGATCGTGGTCTACCGGAGCGAGCTTTCGCGGGAGGGGGCGAAATACACGGCCGTCGCGCGATTGCCGTTCGAGGGGCAATCAGCGTGA
- a CDS encoding secondary thiamine-phosphate synthase enzyme YjbQ, which produces MRSATEYFWFETKQKRELVNITDRVAAVVDKSGIAEGMVLVSAMHITAGVFVNDHEPGLWEDIWDWLQTLAPAGPDYRHHRTGEDNGDAHLKSILVHHQVIVPITKGKLDLGPWQQIFYAEFDGQRRKRLVVKAMGE; this is translated from the coding sequence ATGCGATCGGCCACCGAATACTTCTGGTTCGAGACCAAGCAAAAGCGCGAGCTCGTCAATATCACCGACCGCGTCGCGGCGGTCGTGGACAAGAGCGGAATCGCCGAGGGCATGGTGCTCGTGAGCGCCATGCACATCACGGCCGGCGTCTTCGTGAACGACCACGAGCCGGGCCTGTGGGAGGACATCTGGGACTGGCTCCAGACCCTCGCGCCCGCCGGGCCCGACTACCGCCATCATCGCACGGGCGAGGACAACGGCGACGCGCACTTGAAATCGATCCTGGTGCACCACCAGGTGATCGTGCCCATCACCAAGGGCAAGCTCGACCTCGGCCCCTGGCAGCAGATCTTTTATGCCGAGTTCGACGGTCAGCGTAGAAAGCGCCTGGTCGTCAAGGCGATGGGGGAATGA